A window of the Polaribacter sp. HaHaR_3_91 genome harbors these coding sequences:
- a CDS encoding PAS domain-containing protein: MFACLGLFQFVQLFLYNTVSVSITDNFFVSPGSVVYFTASLFVILMVYIKEDASETKKLIYALFIVNIVMTILVQALNLNFNNTSIQGTFNASVNLFDISLRELFIGTVVLFLDAFLIILLFEYISKRVECLFLRICITMLIVVSFDTLFFVTLNFWGIDNLKSIIISGLISKGIFTVFYSALLYLYLRFFDLNKQLTGVFKIKDVFEPLTYKQKFESAEKVIEETTEMYRILTDHSNDLIFLQEPDGAFKYISPSIKNILGYEQLDLVGKKVFSIVHKEDLKFLNEVVSNKLISKGVISEAVPVRVHHKEGHFVWLEFLSSAVYEGGEISYFVTSARDITQRVLSKKKLQDSLEELEKKEHSLEGASKVAKIGYWEYDIKTDTFTWSDYMYTIYGMDPVNGIPSKKELLSLYDDESQEKILQALKDVAVKGVSCDVELRFVNKQNEVVWERTVAQSIYNQQNEVVGRIGIMQDITAFKKAQFEEKLSKEKIQSSLELLEKKDYALNEVSRMAKIGYWEYNNEQVNIVWSDYHYEIFGFDPKKGIPPREKIVALFDEESQRKIVQVNLELNSSGTPYDIELKLTNKKKEEIWVRNIVQPVFDKQNKVIGRRGLLQNITTSKKAQLALELSNEKIQISLELLEKKDYSLNESSNLAKIGYWDYIAATDTYTWSDYIYHIYGLDPNEGIPPYEEVVKVCDKESIDKLLAATVELNTHGTPYNLVLKLINKNKEEVWVRNVAKPIYNKQNEIIGRRGVSQNISEWKKAQAELELSKEKIQSSLHLLEKRDHSLTESSRIAKIGHWEYDIATDAFVWSDYVYEIYGLDPSESIPSRKDMVAFYDKDSQLKLAKSTVDLSLKGTLYDIELKLINKKNKELWVRQVVHLIYNDKNEIIGRRGVVHNITAAKNAQIELEISKDEIQRSLELLESSEFSKNEASKMAKIGYIEYDIATETFSWSEYTYHIFGIDIKQPVPSRREIAEFFDKESNEKMRDASLKLDTEGISFDIELKLTNLRKEEVWIRIAVEPVYNQQNKIIKRRGVLQDITASKNVQLELEISKENVQNSLELSRKSKFAMGEASKVAKIGYWEHDLLTDIVVWSEYVYHIFGLNPKNGIPSKVEFLESMTIESQEKFVQATTALTTKGVSYDLELKFNNIKDEVVWLRNVAQPVYNEKNEIVGKRGVLQNITGSKEAQQELELSKEKIENALKLLEKKEYSLRKASEIAKIGYQEYDNATDTFMWSDYVYDILRFDIKKGIPSREDVIAIFDDESVEKYTKATQELIKNGTPLDCELRLVTNDKEEVWVRNFGQPVYNKHNEIIGRRGVLQDITASKKAQFELEVSKKNIQTSLELLEKSEYSKNEASNLAKIGYLEYDNATGTFVWSEFLFHIFGLDSKDPVPPLKEIINFLDKESQKKMKQVTLDLEQHGIPYDIELRLINKKKEEVWGRMIVQPLFNEQKEVIGRRGVFQDITERKQIEHENLIITERYRNLFDNATISVWNGDLSGVIKQLEELKKLKILDFRVYLELHPEVFVSILKKVVINKVNKATVKLFKAKSEKEFLDGKMENTFGTGAHKVFAEFIISIWNKEKTFTSEVNYKTFKGDEFAALISIPIPLNLEQQKTVPVSIQSIQNIKDAESEKRESLNRLKEAQELAQVGSWSFDFSTKKSEWSDETFRIWGFDLNKPTPEQVDILNRIHKDDLDYFENAASLVYTKGIPYDIEFRICLPNNVEKTIRSICKPIFGENKEVVSLKGTNQDITAQKEARSEIEKAEEMYRILTDNSNDLICLHEVDSSFKYISPSIHNLLGYEQSELLGRKVFGIVHKEDIEPLLKVMSERTSSNMYTDAFSCRVLHKEGHYVWLEFLSSPVYKDNMINSYISSARDITQWVLAKQEIEVYQSSLQKLTTEMTLIEEKQKKEIATNIHDHLSQSLVISKMKINELKKRPQLKLIDEDLKFIETHISEALENSRKITYELSPPVLYQLGIIEALSWLFDNVETTHKIACVVNTNVDNINLDEVKSILLYRSIQEVLTNAIKYADASLITLDLDKNELGLDIFITDNGVGFNTAILSSLHNHSGSGFGLFTVQERIKNIQGKFTIKSKINMGTTVKIFIPLSK; this comes from the coding sequence ATGTTTGCATGCCTGGGATTATTTCAATTTGTACAATTATTTTTATATAATACGGTTTCTGTTTCAATTACAGATAATTTCTTTGTTTCTCCAGGCTCTGTTGTTTATTTTACGGCATCTCTCTTTGTAATACTTATGGTATATATAAAAGAAGATGCTAGTGAAACAAAAAAACTAATTTATGCGCTGTTTATAGTAAATATAGTAATGACAATTCTTGTACAAGCATTAAACTTAAATTTTAACAATACATCAATACAAGGAACTTTTAATGCATCTGTAAACCTTTTCGATATAAGTTTAAGAGAATTATTTATTGGTACAGTGGTATTGTTTTTAGATGCTTTTTTAATTATACTTTTATTCGAATATATATCTAAAAGAGTAGAATGTTTATTCTTACGCATTTGTATTACCATGTTAATTGTTGTAAGTTTTGATACATTATTCTTTGTAACCCTTAATTTTTGGGGAATAGATAATTTAAAGTCAATTATCATATCAGGACTTATATCTAAAGGAATTTTTACAGTCTTTTATAGTGCACTTCTTTATCTTTATTTAAGGTTTTTTGATTTAAACAAGCAGTTAACAGGTGTTTTTAAAATAAAAGACGTCTTTGAACCTCTAACTTACAAGCAGAAATTTGAATCTGCAGAAAAAGTAATTGAAGAAACTACAGAGATGTATCGTATACTAACTGATCACTCAAATGATTTAATCTTTTTACAAGAACCAGATGGTGCTTTTAAATATATTAGCCCCTCTATAAAAAATATATTAGGCTATGAACAATTAGATTTAGTAGGTAAAAAAGTTTTTAGTATTGTTCATAAAGAAGATCTTAAGTTTTTAAACGAAGTAGTATCAAACAAGTTGATTAGTAAAGGTGTTATTTCTGAAGCTGTTCCTGTTAGAGTTCATCATAAAGAAGGTCATTTTGTTTGGTTAGAGTTTTTGTCATCTGCTGTTTATGAAGGAGGTGAAATTAGTTACTTTGTTACCTCTGCTAGAGATATTACGCAGAGAGTGTTATCAAAGAAGAAACTTCAAGATTCTTTAGAAGAATTAGAAAAAAAGGAACACTCTTTAGAGGGAGCGAGTAAAGTTGCTAAAATAGGATATTGGGAATATGATATTAAAACAGATACTTTTACTTGGTCTGATTATATGTATACTATTTATGGAATGGATCCCGTAAATGGAATTCCTTCTAAAAAAGAACTGCTCTCTCTATACGATGACGAATCACAAGAAAAAATACTACAGGCTCTAAAAGATGTTGCTGTAAAAGGAGTTTCTTGTGATGTAGAGTTAAGGTTTGTCAACAAACAAAATGAAGTTGTTTGGGAGCGCACTGTAGCTCAATCTATTTACAATCAACAAAATGAAGTTGTAGGTAGAATAGGTATTATGCAGGATATTACAGCCTTTAAAAAAGCCCAATTTGAAGAAAAACTTTCAAAAGAAAAGATTCAATCTTCTCTAGAGCTTTTAGAGAAAAAGGATTATGCCTTGAATGAAGTTAGTAGAATGGCGAAAATTGGTTATTGGGAGTATAATAACGAGCAGGTTAATATTGTCTGGTCTGATTATCATTATGAAATTTTTGGATTTGATCCTAAAAAAGGAATTCCTCCACGAGAAAAAATTGTAGCACTTTTTGATGAAGAATCTCAAAGAAAGATTGTGCAAGTAAATTTAGAGTTGAATTCAAGTGGAACGCCTTATGATATTGAATTAAAGTTAACTAATAAAAAAAAGGAAGAAATTTGGGTACGCAATATAGTGCAACCTGTATTCGATAAACAAAATAAAGTTATTGGAAGAAGGGGGCTTTTACAGAATATTACAACTTCTAAAAAAGCCCAATTAGCCTTAGAGCTTTCTAATGAAAAGATTCAAATTTCTTTAGAGTTACTAGAAAAAAAGGACTACTCCTTAAATGAGTCTAGTAATTTGGCAAAAATAGGGTATTGGGATTATATTGCAGCAACAGATACATATACATGGTCCGATTATATTTATCATATTTATGGATTAGACCCTAATGAAGGAATTCCACCATATGAAGAAGTAGTAAAGGTTTGTGATAAAGAGTCGATAGATAAATTATTAGCAGCCACTGTAGAACTGAATACACATGGTACACCTTATAATCTTGTTTTAAAATTAATTAATAAAAATAAAGAAGAAGTTTGGGTAAGAAATGTTGCTAAGCCTATATATAATAAACAAAATGAAATTATTGGCAGAAGAGGTGTGTCGCAAAATATCTCTGAATGGAAAAAAGCACAAGCTGAATTAGAATTGTCTAAGGAAAAGATACAATCTTCGTTACATCTTTTAGAAAAGAGAGATCACTCTTTAACTGAGTCAAGCAGGATTGCTAAAATAGGACATTGGGAGTATGATATAGCAACTGATGCTTTTGTTTGGTCTGATTATGTGTATGAAATTTATGGTTTAGACCCAAGTGAAAGTATTCCGTCTCGTAAGGATATGGTTGCTTTCTACGATAAAGATTCTCAGTTAAAATTAGCAAAATCTACTGTAGACCTTAGTTTAAAAGGCACTCTTTATGATATTGAATTGAAATTAATTAATAAAAAAAATAAAGAGTTATGGGTAAGACAAGTGGTTCATCTTATTTATAACGATAAAAATGAAATTATTGGAAGAAGAGGTGTAGTACATAATATTACAGCCGCTAAAAATGCTCAAATAGAATTAGAAATTTCTAAAGATGAGATTCAGAGGTCTTTAGAGTTGTTGGAAAGTAGTGAGTTCTCTAAGAATGAAGCTAGTAAAATGGCTAAAATAGGGTATATAGAGTATGACATTGCAACTGAAACTTTTTCTTGGTCGGAATATACATATCATATTTTTGGAATTGATATAAAACAACCAGTACCCTCACGTAGAGAAATAGCAGAATTTTTTGACAAGGAATCTAATGAAAAAATGAGGGATGCTAGCTTAAAACTCGATACTGAGGGCATTTCTTTTGATATTGAGTTGAAGTTGACAAACCTAAGAAAGGAAGAAGTTTGGATTAGAATTGCAGTTGAACCGGTTTACAATCAACAAAATAAAATTATTAAAAGAAGAGGTGTTTTACAAGATATTACAGCTTCTAAAAATGTTCAACTAGAACTAGAAATTTCTAAAGAAAATGTTCAGAATTCCCTAGAACTGTCAAGAAAAAGTAAGTTTGCTATGGGGGAGGCTAGTAAAGTGGCTAAAATAGGGTATTGGGAGCATGACCTGTTAACAGATATTGTTGTGTGGTCTGAATACGTGTATCATATTTTTGGATTAAATCCAAAAAATGGAATTCCATCAAAGGTAGAGTTTTTAGAAAGTATGACTATAGAATCGCAAGAAAAGTTTGTACAAGCAACTACAGCACTTACTACTAAAGGTGTTTCTTACGATCTAGAGTTGAAATTTAATAATATAAAAGACGAAGTGGTTTGGTTAAGGAATGTAGCGCAACCTGTTTATAATGAAAAGAATGAAATTGTTGGTAAAAGAGGTGTTTTGCAGAATATTACAGGTTCTAAGGAAGCGCAACAGGAATTAGAACTATCTAAAGAAAAGATAGAAAATGCTCTAAAACTTTTAGAGAAAAAGGAATATTCCTTGAGAAAAGCAAGTGAAATAGCTAAAATAGGCTACCAAGAATATGATAATGCAACGGATACTTTTATGTGGTCTGATTATGTTTATGATATTTTAAGGTTTGATATAAAAAAAGGGATTCCATCACGTGAAGATGTTATTGCAATTTTTGATGATGAATCTGTCGAGAAATATACGAAAGCAACTCAAGAACTAATTAAAAATGGGACTCCTTTAGATTGTGAGTTGAGGCTTGTTACCAATGATAAAGAAGAAGTTTGGGTAAGAAATTTTGGTCAGCCTGTTTATAATAAACATAATGAAATAATAGGAAGAAGGGGAGTTTTACAAGATATTACTGCGTCTAAAAAAGCACAGTTTGAGTTAGAGGTTTCTAAGAAAAATATTCAAACCTCTTTAGAATTGTTAGAAAAAAGTGAGTATTCTAAGAACGAGGCTAGTAATTTGGCTAAAATAGGGTATTTGGAATATGATAATGCTACGGGGACTTTTGTTTGGTCTGAGTTTCTATTTCATATTTTTGGATTGGATTCAAAAGACCCAGTGCCTCCATTAAAAGAGATTATTAATTTTTTAGATAAAGAGTCGCAAAAAAAGATGAAACAAGTGACTTTAGATCTTGAGCAGCATGGTATTCCTTATGATATTGAACTTAGGTTAATTAATAAAAAGAAAGAAGAGGTTTGGGGTAGAATGATAGTTCAGCCTTTATTTAATGAGCAAAAAGAGGTTATTGGTAGAAGAGGTGTTTTTCAAGATATTACCGAGAGAAAACAAATAGAACACGAAAATTTAATAATAACCGAAAGGTATAGAAATCTCTTTGATAACGCTACGATTTCCGTTTGGAATGGAGATTTATCTGGAGTGATAAAACAATTAGAAGAACTTAAAAAGCTTAAAATTCTTGATTTTAGAGTTTATTTAGAGCTGCATCCAGAGGTTTTTGTTTCGATACTTAAAAAAGTAGTCATAAACAAAGTGAATAAAGCTACTGTAAAACTTTTTAAAGCAAAAAGTGAAAAAGAGTTTTTAGATGGAAAAATGGAAAACACATTTGGTACAGGTGCGCATAAAGTGTTTGCCGAATTTATAATTTCAATATGGAATAAGGAGAAAACATTTACATCCGAAGTAAATTATAAAACTTTTAAAGGGGATGAGTTTGCGGCCCTAATTTCAATTCCAATTCCTCTAAATTTGGAACAGCAAAAAACGGTTCCTGTTAGTATACAGAGTATACAAAATATAAAAGATGCTGAATCTGAAAAAAGAGAATCTTTAAATAGGTTAAAAGAAGCACAAGAGTTAGCACAAGTTGGTAGTTGGTCGTTTGACTTTTCAACAAAAAAATCAGAATGGTCTGATGAAACGTTTCGTATTTGGGGTTTTGATTTAAATAAACCAACACCAGAGCAAGTAGATATCTTAAATAGAATTCATAAAGATGATCTTGATTATTTTGAAAATGCAGCATCTTTAGTTTACACTAAAGGAATACCTTATGATATTGAGTTTAGAATTTGTTTACCAAATAATGTAGAAAAAACTATAAGGTCTATATGTAAGCCTATATTCGGAGAAAATAAGGAGGTAGTTAGTTTAAAAGGAACCAATCAAGATATTACAGCTCAAAAAGAGGCAAGAAGTGAAATCGAGAAAGCAGAAGAGATGTACCGTATATTAACGGATAATTCTAATGATTTAATCTGTTTGCATGAAGTTGATAGTAGCTTTAAATATATTAGTCCTTCTATACATAACTTATTAGGTTATGAGCAATCAGAGCTTTTAGGGAGAAAAGTGTTTGGCATTGTTCATAAAGAAGATATTGAGCCTTTATTAAAAGTAATGTCTGAAAGAACATCTAGTAATATGTATACTGATGCATTTAGTTGTAGAGTGTTGCATAAAGAAGGTCATTACGTTTGGTTAGAGTTTTTATCCTCTCCAGTTTATAAAGATAATATGATTAATTCCTATATTTCATCAGCAAGAGATATTACGCAATGGGTACTGGCGAAGCAAGAGATAGAAGTATACCAATCATCACTTCAGAAATTAACAACAGAAATGACGTTAATAGAAGAAAAACAGAAAAAAGAAATTGCAACAAACATACATGATCATCTAAGTCAGTCTTTAGTAATCTCAAAAATGAAAATTAATGAGTTGAAAAAAAGACCTCAATTAAAATTGATTGACGAGGATTTAAAATTTATTGAAACTCATATTTCTGAAGCTTTAGAAAATAGTCGAAAAATTACGTATGAACTTTCTCCTCCGGTATTATATCAATTAGGTATTATTGAAGCGCTAAGTTGGTTGTTTGATAATGTAGAGACTACGCATAAGATTGCTTGTGTAGTTAATACTAATGTAGATAATATTAATCTAGATGAAGTAAAATCTATTTTACTGTATAGAAGCATACAAGAAGTGTTAACCAATGCTATAAAATATGCAGATGCATCTTTGATAACTTTAGACCTTGATAAGAATGAGTTAGGGTTAGATATTTTTATTACAGATAATGGTGTTGGTTTTAATACAGCAATATTGAGTAGTCTTCACAATCATTCAGGTTCAGGTTTTGGTTTGTTTACGGTTCAGGAACGAATTAAAAATATTCAAGGGAAATTTACAATAAAATCAAAAATAAATATGGGTACAACTGTTAAAATTTTTATACCTTTATCTAAATGA
- the glmS gene encoding glutamine--fructose-6-phosphate transaminase (isomerizing) gives MCGITGYIGFRDAYPIVVNGLKRLEYRGYDSSGIMMYDGKEIHLSKTKGKVSDLEAITDNDEKRKKGNIGIGHTRWATHGVPNDVNSHPHVSQSGELVIVHNGIIENYDTLKKELISRGYVFKSDTDTEVLVNLIEEVKKKEGCKLGQAVQLALTSVVGAYAIAVFDKTKPNELVIARLGSPIAIGVGKNNSEFFVASDASPFIEYTKDAIYLEDEELAVVKIGKDIKVRKIKDDSMVDTNIQKLKLSLDQIEKGGYEHFMLKEIHEQPKAIIDTYRGRMLPNEGLIKMSGIDDNLNKFLNADRIIIIACGTSWHAGLVGEYLIEDMARIPVEVEYASEFRYRNPIITPNDVVIAISQSGETADTLAAIKLAKSKGAFVFGICNVVGSSIARETHAGAYTHAGPEIGVASTKAFTTQITVLTLISLKLAKAKGTMSDSAFRMYLQKMELIPAKIEALLKIDEKVKEIADVYKDAKNCLYLGRGFNFPVALEGALKLKEISYIHAEGYPAAEMKHGPIALIDENMPIFVIATNKGHYEKVVSNIQEIKSRSGKIIAIVTEGDTQVRDIADHVIEIPETEEALTPLLTTIPFQLLSYHVAVMLGKNVDQPRNLAKSVTVE, from the coding sequence ATGTGTGGAATTACTGGCTATATTGGCTTTAGGGATGCTTACCCGATAGTTGTAAATGGACTTAAAAGATTAGAGTACAGAGGGTATGATAGTTCTGGGATAATGATGTATGATGGAAAAGAGATACATCTTTCTAAAACCAAAGGAAAAGTTTCTGATTTAGAAGCTATAACTGATAATGACGAAAAAAGAAAAAAAGGAAATATAGGAATTGGCCATACACGTTGGGCTACTCATGGGGTGCCAAATGATGTAAATTCTCATCCACATGTTTCTCAGTCTGGTGAATTAGTTATTGTACATAACGGTATTATTGAAAATTATGACACTTTAAAAAAAGAACTAATTTCTAGAGGTTATGTTTTTAAGAGTGACACAGATACAGAAGTTTTAGTAAATCTTATAGAAGAAGTAAAAAAGAAAGAAGGTTGTAAATTGGGGCAAGCAGTTCAATTAGCACTAACAAGTGTTGTAGGTGCTTATGCAATTGCTGTTTTTGATAAAACAAAACCAAATGAGTTAGTTATTGCTCGTTTAGGAAGTCCTATTGCAATTGGGGTAGGAAAAAATAATAGTGAATTTTTTGTTGCTTCTGATGCATCTCCTTTTATAGAATATACTAAGGATGCTATTTATTTAGAGGATGAAGAATTAGCAGTTGTTAAAATTGGTAAAGACATTAAAGTTCGTAAGATTAAAGACGACTCTATGGTTGATACTAATATTCAGAAATTAAAACTGAGCTTAGATCAAATTGAAAAAGGTGGTTATGAGCATTTCATGTTAAAAGAAATTCATGAGCAACCTAAAGCTATCATAGATACTTATAGAGGTAGAATGTTACCTAATGAAGGACTTATTAAAATGTCTGGAATAGATGACAATTTAAATAAGTTTTTAAATGCTGATAGAATTATAATTATTGCGTGTGGTACTTCTTGGCATGCTGGTTTAGTTGGTGAGTATTTAATAGAAGATATGGCGCGTATACCTGTTGAGGTTGAATACGCATCAGAGTTTAGATACAGAAACCCTATAATTACACCAAATGATGTGGTTATTGCAATTTCTCAATCTGGAGAAACTGCAGATACCTTAGCAGCTATTAAATTAGCAAAATCTAAAGGAGCTTTTGTATTTGGTATTTGTAATGTAGTAGGTTCTTCTATTGCAAGAGAAACACACGCAGGAGCTTATACGCATGCTGGTCCAGAAATTGGAGTAGCTTCAACAAAAGCATTTACAACTCAAATTACGGTACTTACATTAATTTCTTTAAAGTTAGCAAAGGCAAAAGGAACAATGTCAGACTCTGCTTTTAGAATGTATTTGCAGAAAATGGAATTAATTCCGGCTAAAATAGAGGCTCTTTTAAAGATTGATGAAAAGGTAAAAGAAATAGCTGATGTTTATAAAGATGCAAAAAACTGTTTGTATTTAGGTAGAGGTTTTAACTTTCCGGTAGCATTAGAAGGCGCTTTAAAATTAAAAGAAATTTCTTATATACATGCAGAAGGATATCCTGCAGCAGAAATGAAACATGGTCCAATTGCTTTAATTGATGAGAACATGCCAATTTTTGTTATTGCAACCAATAAAGGTCATTACGAAAAAGTAGTGAGTAATATTCAAGAAATTAAATCGAGGTCTGGTAAAATTATTGCAATTGTAACAGAAGGAGATACACAGGTTAGAGATATAGCAGATCATGTTATAGAAATTCCTGAAACAGAAGAAGCATTAACACCGTTATTAACTACAATTCCTTTTCAATTATTATCTTATCACGTTGCAGTGATGTTAGGTAAGAATGTAGATCAACCAAGAAATTTAGCAAAATCGGTTACGGTAGAGTAA
- a CDS encoding DUF4270 family protein yields the protein MRRFFEKSTFIVALVFVFTAVISCEKDFTDIKSSIISNTKFDTDTLTVKGIVIENSPITSVTSDNISAEPGLYLLGVHTGANGDYEKIEASIVSQLALSTGLQVIDDANIYGSDTIVVTTIDTAFVKLPYQVTFNNDGTAYELDSIIGDQTKAFNLNVYETSTYLSILNPTEPSKLNSYQSNDVFDKKVTELNATSDFKFLPNLTDSIVVKRWLSDETVAKQDTIKYFNSTSATIPVPFAAIPLKEDKIKELFLDKYESSDFDSQAAFNDYFRGLILEATGDEGSLVSFNFNATVKPSLEVYYTNTVVAGGVIIDTIYKNDSFLLSGVRASTYKMDDKVYPSDKIVLQGAAGSEAKINLFGADTDGNGVADKIEELRARNLLINDASLTFYINQSIDTTAVPYQLFLYKSDENVPPVYSQIKDVYSEGAAVFGGLLQRDSNGKKEKYTFRITDYISDLLSGETNYSPTLRLKVINATDLLTVTDTIFKNYNWNPKAVTLYNHEAINEDKKVELKISYSEKKD from the coding sequence GTGAGGAGATTTTTTGAGAAGAGCACATTTATTGTAGCTTTAGTATTCGTATTTACAGCTGTTATTTCTTGTGAAAAAGATTTTACAGATATTAAGTCTAGTATTATTAGTAATACAAAGTTTGATACAGATACCTTAACTGTTAAAGGAATTGTTATAGAAAATAGCCCTATTACAAGTGTTACTTCTGATAATATTTCTGCAGAGCCAGGTTTATATCTACTAGGTGTTCATACTGGTGCAAATGGTGATTACGAAAAAATAGAAGCTTCTATAGTTTCTCAACTAGCTTTAAGTACAGGTTTACAAGTAATAGATGATGCCAATATTTACGGTTCTGATACTATTGTGGTTACTACAATAGATACTGCATTTGTAAAATTACCATATCAAGTAACTTTTAATAATGATGGTACAGCGTATGAGTTAGATTCAATTATAGGGGATCAAACTAAAGCGTTTAATTTAAATGTTTATGAAACCAGTACTTATTTAAGTATATTAAATCCTACAGAGCCTTCAAAATTGAATAGTTATCAATCTAATGATGTGTTTGATAAAAAAGTAACTGAGTTGAATGCTACTTCAGATTTTAAATTTTTACCGAACTTAACAGACTCAATTGTAGTTAAAAGATGGTTAAGTGATGAAACAGTAGCTAAGCAAGATACTATAAAATATTTTAATTCTACATCTGCTACAATACCAGTACCTTTTGCAGCGATCCCTTTAAAAGAAGATAAAATTAAAGAATTATTCCTAGATAAATATGAATCATCAGATTTTGATTCTCAGGCTGCGTTTAATGACTATTTTAGAGGACTTATTCTAGAAGCTACAGGAGACGAAGGATCTTTAGTTTCTTTTAATTTTAATGCTACGGTTAAGCCATCACTAGAAGTTTATTATACAAACACAGTTGTTGCTGGAGGAGTTATTATAGATACAATTTACAAAAATGATAGTTTTTTACTATCTGGTGTAAGAGCAAGTACTTATAAGATGGATGATAAAGTATATCCTTCAGATAAAATTGTATTACAAGGAGCTGCAGGAAGTGAAGCTAAAATAAACCTTTTTGGAGCAGATACAGATGGTAATGGAGTTGCTGATAAAATAGAAGAATTAAGAGCTAGAAATCTGTTGATAAATGATGCTTCTTTAACCTTTTATATTAATCAATCTATAGATACAACAGCTGTTCCTTATCAGTTATTTTTGTACAAGAGTGATGAAAATGTACCGCCTGTTTACAGTCAAATAAAAGATGTTTATTCTGAGGGAGCCGCTGTTTTTGGAGGTTTGTTACAAAGAGACTCTAATGGAAAGAAAGAGAAGTACACTTTTAGAATTACAGATTATATTTCAGACTTATTAAGTGGTGAAACAAATTATTCTCCAACACTAAGGCTTAAAGTAATTAACGCTACAGACTTACTAACAGTTACAGATACTATATTTAAGAATTATAATTGGAATCCGAAGGCAGTAACTCTTTATAATCATGAAGCTATAAATGAAGATAAAAAGGTAGAGTTAAAGATTTCATATTCAGAGAAAAAGGATTAA
- a CDS encoding glycogen/starch synthase gives MKDKRILFVSSEVVPYLPETELSSTAFNVAKNAHSKGVQTRIFMPRYGVINERRHQLHEVIRLSGMNLVVNDMDMPLIIKVASIPKERMQVYFIDNEEYFKRKAVFTDEDDDLFEDNDERAIFFAKGVIETVKKLNWAPDIIHVHGWMASLLPLYLKEFYKEEPLFTESKIITSLYNNPFEGTLDESLADKVKFDNICDEKIATIKTPNFTNILKSAIENSDAIIHGSEDISEELTSFIEGKDIPVLEYQSEDLKESYLNFYADLISAN, from the coding sequence ATGAAGGACAAGAGAATATTATTTGTTTCATCTGAAGTAGTTCCATACTTACCCGAAACAGAGTTATCATCTACAGCCTTTAATGTTGCAAAAAACGCACATTCTAAAGGAGTACAAACAAGAATTTTCATGCCAAGATATGGCGTAATTAACGAGCGAAGACATCAGCTACACGAAGTAATTCGTTTATCTGGTATGAATCTAGTAGTTAATGATATGGATATGCCATTAATTATAAAAGTTGCTTCTATTCCTAAAGAAAGAATGCAAGTATATTTTATAGATAATGAAGAATATTTTAAACGAAAAGCCGTTTTTACAGATGAAGATGATGATTTGTTTGAGGATAATGATGAGCGCGCTATTTTCTTTGCAAAAGGAGTTATAGAAACTGTGAAAAAATTAAACTGGGCACCAGATATTATCCATGTTCATGGATGGATGGCTTCTCTTTTACCTCTTTATTTAAAAGAGTTTTATAAAGAAGAACCTTTGTTTACCGAAAGTAAAATTATAACGTCTTTATATAACAACCCTTTTGAGGGAACGTTAGATGAATCTTTAGCTGATAAAGTGAAATTTGATAATATTTGTGACGAGAAAATTGCTACAATTAAAACACCAAACTTTACAAACATATTAAAAAGTGCGATAGAAAATTCTGACGCAATTATACATGGTAGTGAAGATATTTCAGAAGAATTGACTTCTTTTATAGAAGGTAAAGATATTCCAGTTTTAGAATATCAATCTGAAGATTTAAAGGAAAGTTATTTAAATTTTTATGCTGATTTAATTTCAGCTAATTAA